The proteins below come from a single Burkholderia humptydooensis genomic window:
- a CDS encoding ferritin, whose amino-acid sequence MNTMLYPELYKSLEAVRWDMEKDIPWDKFDASLLTDEQAKTIKMNAITEWSALPATEMFLRDNHHDSDFSAFMSVWFFEEQKHSLVLMEYLRRFKPELMPTEEELHAVRFEFDPAPPLETLMLHFCGEIRLNHWYRRAAEWHTEPVIKHIYETISRDEARHGGAYLRYMKKALSNCGDVARAAFSKIGVLMASARRTEKPLHPTNLHVNQSLFPRDTVQSRLPDPEWLERWLDEQIRFDGEWEKKVVERILHNLSVLFERTFATAQELNRYRKEVTARLQPESGPAATQPV is encoded by the coding sequence ATGAACACCATGCTTTATCCGGAACTCTACAAGTCGCTCGAAGCTGTCCGCTGGGACATGGAAAAGGACATCCCTTGGGACAAGTTCGACGCGTCGCTCCTGACCGACGAGCAGGCGAAGACGATCAAGATGAACGCGATCACCGAGTGGTCGGCGCTGCCCGCGACGGAGATGTTCCTGCGCGACAATCATCACGACAGCGACTTCTCCGCGTTCATGAGCGTGTGGTTCTTCGAGGAGCAAAAGCATTCGCTCGTGCTGATGGAGTACCTGCGCCGCTTCAAGCCGGAGCTGATGCCGACCGAGGAGGAGCTGCACGCGGTGCGCTTCGAGTTCGACCCGGCGCCGCCGCTCGAGACGCTGATGCTGCACTTCTGCGGCGAGATCCGCCTGAACCACTGGTATCGCCGTGCGGCCGAGTGGCATACCGAGCCCGTCATCAAGCACATCTACGAGACGATTTCTCGCGACGAGGCGCGTCATGGCGGCGCGTATCTGCGCTACATGAAGAAGGCGCTCAGCAACTGCGGCGATGTCGCGCGCGCGGCGTTCTCGAAGATCGGCGTGCTGATGGCGTCGGCGCGCCGCACCGAGAAGCCGCTGCACCCGACGAACCTGCACGTGAACCAGTCGCTGTTCCCGCGCGACACCGTGCAGTCGCGCCTGCCCGATCCGGAATGGCTCGAGCGCTGGCTCGACGAGCAGATCCGCTTCGACGGCGAGTGGGAGAAGAAGGTCGTCGAGCGGATTCTGCACAACCTGTCGGTGCTGTTCGAGCGCACGTTCGCGACCGCGCAGGAGCTGAACCGCTACCGCAAGGAAGTGACCGCGCGCCTGCAGCCGGAGAGCGGCCCGGCCGCCACGCAGCCCGTGTGA
- a CDS encoding homocysteine S-methyltransferase family protein produces MSEPKPTASSAPSAALAAPYTRGAALPQLLRQRILILDGAMGTMIQRYKLDEAAYRGERFKDFSRDVKGNNELLSITQPQIIREIHDQYFAAGADIVETNTFGATAVAQADYGMEALAAEMNVASARLARESAAKYATPEKPRFVAGAIGPTPKTASISPDVNDPGARNVTFDELRDAYYAQAKALLDGGVDLFLVETIFDTLNAKAALFALDQLFDDTGERLPIMISGTVTDASGRILSGQTVEAFWNSLRHAKPLTFGLNCALGAALMRPYIAELSKLCDTYVSCYPNAGLPNPMSDTGFDETPDVTSGLLKEFAQAGLVNVAGGCCGTTPEHIAAIAKALAEVKPRRWPSQYSEAA; encoded by the coding sequence ATGTCCGAGCCCAAGCCGACCGCGTCTTCCGCCCCATCCGCCGCCCTCGCCGCGCCGTACACGCGCGGCGCGGCGCTGCCGCAGTTGCTCCGGCAGCGCATCCTGATCCTCGACGGCGCGATGGGCACGATGATCCAGCGCTACAAGCTCGACGAGGCCGCGTATCGCGGCGAGCGCTTCAAGGATTTTTCGCGCGACGTGAAAGGCAATAACGAGCTGCTGTCGATCACGCAGCCGCAGATCATCCGCGAGATCCACGACCAGTACTTCGCCGCCGGCGCCGACATCGTCGAGACGAACACGTTCGGCGCGACGGCCGTCGCGCAGGCCGACTACGGGATGGAAGCGCTCGCCGCCGAGATGAACGTCGCGTCGGCCAGGCTCGCGCGCGAATCGGCCGCCAAATACGCGACGCCGGAGAAACCCCGCTTCGTCGCGGGCGCGATCGGGCCGACGCCGAAGACGGCGAGCATCTCGCCCGACGTCAACGATCCGGGCGCGCGCAACGTCACGTTCGACGAGCTGCGCGACGCGTACTACGCGCAGGCGAAGGCGCTGCTCGACGGCGGCGTCGACCTGTTCCTCGTCGAGACGATCTTCGACACGCTGAACGCGAAGGCCGCCCTCTTCGCGCTCGACCAACTGTTCGACGACACCGGCGAACGGCTGCCGATCATGATCTCGGGCACCGTCACCGACGCGTCCGGCCGCATCCTGTCCGGCCAGACGGTCGAGGCGTTCTGGAATTCGCTGCGCCACGCGAAGCCGCTCACGTTCGGCCTGAACTGCGCGCTCGGCGCGGCGCTGATGCGCCCGTACATCGCCGAACTCTCGAAGCTGTGCGACACCTACGTGTCGTGCTATCCGAACGCGGGCCTGCCGAACCCGATGAGCGACACCGGCTTCGACGAAACGCCCGACGTCACGTCGGGCCTCCTGAAGGAATTCGCGCAGGCGGGCCTCGTGAACGTCGCGGGCGGCTGCTGCGGCACCACGCCCGAGCACATCGCGGCGATCGCGAAGGCGCTCGCCGAGGTCAAGCCGCGCCGCTGGCCGAGCCAGTACAGCGAAGCCGCCTGA
- a CDS encoding DUF3108 domain-containing protein → MPSSSIVSPNPRRVRRAAFVLALVLALHWLAALWLVRFREPFKPVEPDNVPVQVELLKPQPIERASAPEKPAADGPRAAPKRAAPAPAPRARAPRASAPVSSAVESPDESPAAASATASAAEPAGAAASGAASDATGSAASSAAAGASGAAAPPGEATKGVKFALPPSADLQYDTFYNGMQNMPGTIHWRTDGSGYSLYVSMPVPFVGPYTYESRGRVDAFGIAPARYVETRGRRPSDFAIFNRETKQIVFTGTPNSLALPDGAQDRFSMLMQLAGLVGGDPDAYRPGVTREFFVVDRDSGETWPITTIGDETISTSAGSLDARHFMRLPRRAGDARRIDIWLAPSLGWLPVRMVQTEPSGAQIELLLRQRASASDAAGERASADANGDSGAASAPTPASGAPRNADESVNSTAGAPASPPAVHERQQP, encoded by the coding sequence ATGCCTTCGTCGTCCATCGTTTCACCGAATCCGCGCCGCGTACGGCGCGCGGCGTTCGTTCTCGCGCTCGTGCTCGCGCTGCACTGGCTCGCCGCGCTGTGGCTCGTGCGGTTTCGCGAGCCGTTCAAGCCCGTCGAGCCCGATAACGTGCCGGTTCAGGTCGAATTGCTGAAGCCGCAGCCGATCGAGCGCGCGAGCGCGCCCGAGAAGCCCGCCGCCGACGGGCCGCGGGCCGCGCCGAAGCGCGCGGCGCCTGCGCCCGCGCCGCGCGCCCGTGCGCCGCGCGCTTCGGCGCCCGTATCGAGCGCCGTCGAATCTCCCGACGAATCTCCCGCCGCCGCTTCCGCCACCGCTTCCGCGGCCGAGCCGGCGGGCGCGGCGGCGAGCGGTGCGGCGAGCGACGCAACGGGCAGCGCGGCAAGTAGCGCAGCGGCCGGCGCGTCGGGCGCAGCCGCGCCACCCGGCGAAGCAACAAAGGGCGTCAAGTTCGCGCTGCCGCCATCCGCCGACCTGCAATACGACACGTTCTACAACGGCATGCAAAACATGCCGGGCACGATCCACTGGCGCACCGACGGCAGCGGCTATTCGTTGTACGTATCGATGCCCGTGCCGTTCGTCGGCCCGTACACCTACGAAAGCCGCGGCCGCGTCGACGCGTTCGGCATCGCGCCGGCACGCTACGTCGAGACGCGCGGCAGGCGGCCGTCCGACTTCGCGATCTTCAATCGCGAGACGAAGCAAATCGTGTTCACCGGCACGCCGAATTCGCTCGCGCTGCCCGACGGCGCGCAGGACCGCTTCAGCATGCTGATGCAGCTCGCGGGCCTCGTCGGCGGCGATCCCGACGCGTATCGTCCGGGCGTCACGCGCGAGTTCTTCGTCGTCGATCGCGACAGCGGCGAGACATGGCCGATCACGACGATCGGCGACGAAACGATCTCGACGAGCGCGGGCTCGCTCGATGCTAGACATTTCATGCGACTGCCGCGCCGCGCGGGCGATGCGCGCCGCATCGACATCTGGCTCGCGCCGTCGCTCGGCTGGCTGCCCGTGCGGATGGTTCAGACGGAACCGAGCGGCGCGCAGATCGAGCTGCTGCTGCGCCAGCGCGCGAGCGCGAGCGATGCGGCGGGCGAACGCGCAAGCGCGGATGCGAACGGCGACTCCGGCGCGGCGTCCGCGCCGACGCCCGCGTCCGGCGCGCCGCGCAACGCAGACGAATCGGTAAATTCGACCGCGGGCGCGCCGGCCAGTCCGCCCGCCGTTCACGAGCGGCAACAACCTTGA
- a CDS encoding enoyl-CoA hydratase/isomerase family protein: MTDLALYAGYEALRVRRQPHGIVEIVMSGEGANRSGLAVASEAMHRELADIWRDIDRDPDARVALIRGEGKGFSAGGDLALVERMAGDHAVRERVWREARDLVYNVINCGKPIVSAMHGPAVGAGLVAGLLADVSIAAKSARIIDGHTRLGVAAGDHAAIVWPLLCGMAKAKYHLLLCEPVSGEEAERIGLVSLAVDDHDLLPKAYELAERLAQGSQSAIRWTKYALNNWLRLAGPTFDASLALEFMGFSGPDVREGIRSLRERRAPDFTGDAPS; this comes from the coding sequence ATGACCGATCTCGCTCTCTATGCCGGCTACGAAGCGCTGCGCGTCCGGCGTCAGCCGCACGGCATCGTCGAAATCGTGATGAGCGGCGAAGGCGCGAACCGCAGCGGCCTCGCGGTCGCGAGCGAGGCGATGCATCGCGAGCTCGCCGACATCTGGCGCGACATCGACCGCGATCCCGACGCGCGCGTCGCGTTGATCCGCGGCGAGGGCAAGGGCTTCTCGGCGGGCGGCGATCTCGCGCTCGTCGAGCGGATGGCCGGCGATCACGCGGTGCGCGAGCGCGTCTGGCGCGAGGCGCGCGATCTCGTCTACAACGTGATCAACTGCGGCAAGCCGATCGTGTCGGCGATGCACGGGCCGGCCGTCGGCGCGGGGCTCGTCGCGGGGCTGCTCGCCGACGTGTCGATCGCCGCGAAGAGCGCGCGGATCATCGACGGCCACACGCGTCTCGGCGTCGCCGCGGGCGATCACGCGGCGATCGTCTGGCCGCTGCTGTGCGGGATGGCGAAGGCGAAATACCACCTGCTCCTCTGCGAGCCCGTGAGCGGTGAGGAAGCCGAGCGCATCGGGCTCGTGTCGCTCGCGGTCGACGATCACGATCTGCTGCCGAAGGCGTATGAGCTCGCGGAGCGCCTCGCGCAAGGCTCGCAAAGCGCGATCCGCTGGACCAAGTACGCGCTCAACAACTGGCTGCGGCTCGCCGGGCCGACGTTCGACGCATCGCTCGCGCTCGAATTCATGGGATTTTCCGGGCCGGACGTGCGCGAAGGCATTCGCTCGCTGCGCGAGCGCCGCGCGCCGGACTTCACGGGCGACGCGCCTTCGTGA
- a CDS encoding BTH_I0359 family protein produces MQMIYNSPNYCVVEFPPQDGHHAMNSGGYEIVDKNAQREIFIDGELAARFREHVKQLIKAEPTLDEVDEFLGQFDSLMTQPVVLH; encoded by the coding sequence ATGCAAATGATCTACAACAGCCCCAACTACTGCGTCGTCGAATTTCCGCCGCAAGACGGCCACCACGCGATGAACTCGGGTGGCTACGAAATCGTCGACAAGAACGCGCAACGCGAAATCTTCATCGACGGCGAACTCGCCGCGCGCTTTCGCGAGCACGTGAAGCAGTTGATCAAGGCCGAGCCGACGCTCGACGAAGTCGATGAATTCCTCGGGCAGTTCGACAGCCTGATGACGCAACCCGTCGTTCTCCACTGA
- a CDS encoding fumarylacetoacetate hydrolase family protein: MKLASLKDGTRDGQLIVVSRDLHTAAIADAIAPTLQRVLDDWAFYAPQLRDLYDALNHGRARNAFAFEPADCMAPLPRAFQWADGSAYVNHVELVRRARGAEMPPEFWTDPLMYQGGSDDFLGPRDDIVCASEAWGIDFEAEVAVITADVPMGAAPDEALKAVRLVTLVNDVSLRNLIPAELAKGFGFFQSKPASAFAPVAVTPDELGEHWRDGRLHRPMLVHWNGRKVGQPDAGVDMVFHFGQLIAHAAKTRNVRAGSIVGSGTVSNKDAKRGYCCIAEKRCLETIEHGAPQTEFMRYGDRVKIEMVDEAGKSIFGAIEQAVAPVDAAA; encoded by the coding sequence ATGAAACTTGCTTCGCTCAAGGACGGCACGCGCGACGGCCAGTTGATCGTCGTATCCCGCGACCTGCACACGGCGGCGATCGCCGACGCGATCGCGCCGACGCTGCAGCGCGTGCTGGACGACTGGGCGTTCTACGCGCCGCAACTGCGCGACCTGTACGACGCGCTGAATCACGGCCGCGCGCGCAACGCGTTCGCGTTCGAGCCGGCCGACTGCATGGCGCCGCTGCCGCGCGCGTTCCAATGGGCGGACGGCTCCGCGTACGTGAACCACGTCGAGCTCGTGCGCCGCGCGCGCGGCGCCGAGATGCCGCCGGAATTCTGGACCGATCCGCTGATGTACCAGGGCGGCAGCGACGATTTCCTCGGGCCGCGCGACGACATCGTCTGCGCGTCGGAGGCGTGGGGCATCGATTTCGAGGCGGAGGTCGCGGTGATCACGGCCGACGTGCCGATGGGCGCCGCGCCCGACGAAGCGCTGAAGGCGGTGCGGCTCGTCACGCTCGTGAACGACGTGTCGCTGCGCAACCTGATTCCCGCCGAGCTCGCGAAGGGTTTCGGCTTCTTCCAGAGCAAGCCGGCGAGCGCGTTCGCGCCGGTGGCCGTGACGCCCGACGAGCTCGGCGAGCACTGGCGCGACGGCCGCCTGCATCGCCCGATGCTCGTCCACTGGAACGGCAGGAAGGTCGGCCAGCCGGATGCGGGCGTCGACATGGTGTTCCACTTCGGTCAACTGATCGCGCACGCGGCGAAGACGCGCAACGTGCGCGCGGGCTCGATCGTCGGTTCGGGCACGGTGTCGAACAAGGATGCGAAGCGCGGCTACTGCTGCATCGCCGAGAAGCGCTGCCTCGAGACGATCGAGCACGGCGCGCCGCAGACCGAGTTCATGCGCTACGGCGACAGGGTGAAGATCGAGATGGTCGACGAGGCCGGGAAGTCGATCTTCGGCGCGATCGAGCAGGCGGTGGCGCCGGTGGACGCCGCCGCGTGA
- the rfaE2 gene encoding D-glycero-beta-D-manno-heptose 1-phosphate adenylyltransferase, which produces MPASFERKLITRDALVALRASLPAPVVFTNGVFDILHRGHVTYLADAKALGACLIVGVNSDASVRMLGKGDDRPINVQEDRMALLAALECVDWVVGFDEKTPVSLIEAVRPDILVKGGDYDMDALPESALVRGWGGRSLAIPFEHERSTTALLKKVRSQSS; this is translated from the coding sequence ATGCCCGCTTCGTTCGAACGCAAGCTGATCACCCGCGACGCGCTCGTCGCATTGCGCGCGTCGCTGCCCGCGCCCGTCGTCTTCACGAACGGCGTGTTCGACATCCTGCATCGCGGCCACGTCACCTATCTCGCCGACGCGAAAGCGCTCGGCGCGTGCCTCATCGTCGGCGTGAACAGCGACGCATCGGTGCGCATGCTCGGCAAGGGCGACGACCGGCCGATCAACGTGCAGGAAGACCGGATGGCGCTTCTCGCCGCGCTCGAATGCGTCGACTGGGTCGTCGGCTTCGACGAGAAGACGCCGGTGTCGCTGATCGAGGCGGTGCGCCCCGACATCCTCGTGAAGGGCGGCGACTACGACATGGACGCGCTGCCCGAATCGGCGCTTGTGCGCGGATGGGGCGGGCGCTCGCTCGCGATACCGTTCGAGCACGAGCGCTCGACGACCGCGCTCTTGAAGAAGGTGCGCTCGCAGTCGAGCTGA
- a CDS encoding IclR family transcriptional regulator: MNKSASNATDAPDDDLPDDHDSAEEKVRSGIQSIEVGFRLLDVLTSEPRAMMLRDLAQRAAMSPAKAHRYLVSFQRLGLVSQDPVSGRYELGGFALQMGLARLARVDGVKLARIALTALRDQLDQTVGIAVWGNQGPTIVHWMESSHPAKASLKLGDVMPLLGSATGLVFATYLPRSKTAAMIARELADTRRAAHYTGPRTPAEVDAALADVRAHRAARVEGMLLPTINAFGMPVFDAVGDLALAIIALGHEGAFDIRWGGEVDVALRACAQKLSYELGYSEGARDA; encoded by the coding sequence GTGAACAAGTCCGCCTCGAACGCAACCGACGCCCCCGACGACGATCTCCCCGACGACCACGACTCCGCCGAGGAAAAGGTCCGCTCGGGCATCCAGTCGATCGAAGTCGGCTTTCGCCTCCTCGACGTGCTGACGAGCGAGCCGCGCGCGATGATGCTGCGCGACCTCGCGCAGCGCGCGGCAATGAGCCCGGCGAAGGCGCACCGCTACCTCGTCAGTTTCCAGCGGCTCGGGCTCGTGTCGCAGGACCCGGTGTCGGGCCGCTACGAACTCGGCGGCTTCGCGCTGCAGATGGGCTTGGCGCGCCTCGCGCGCGTCGACGGCGTGAAGCTCGCGCGGATCGCGCTCACCGCGCTGCGCGATCAGCTCGACCAGACAGTCGGCATCGCGGTATGGGGCAACCAGGGGCCGACGATCGTCCACTGGATGGAGTCGAGCCATCCGGCGAAGGCGTCGCTCAAGCTCGGCGACGTGATGCCGCTCCTCGGCTCGGCGACGGGCCTCGTGTTCGCCACGTATCTGCCGCGCAGCAAGACGGCCGCGATGATCGCGCGCGAGCTCGCCGACACGCGGCGCGCGGCGCACTACACGGGCCCGCGCACGCCCGCCGAAGTCGACGCGGCGCTCGCCGACGTGCGCGCGCATCGCGCGGCGCGCGTCGAAGGCATGCTGCTGCCGACGATCAACGCATTCGGGATGCCGGTGTTCGACGCGGTCGGCGATCTCGCGCTCGCGATCATCGCGCTCGGCCACGAAGGCGCATTCGACATCCGCTGGGGCGGCGAGGTCGACGTCGCGCTGCGCGCCTGCGCGCAAAAGCTGTCGTACGAGCTTGGGTATAGTGAAGGGGCGCGCGACGCCTGA
- a CDS encoding PhaM family polyhydroxyalkanoate granule multifunctional regulatory protein, protein MTDTNGSNPFSGYGGFQPAGFLDKMWDMMRLAPFGAMSAFPGASQGLPPSLSAMSDLMAPLASVEELDKRITDLRAVEQWLKLNLGMLQSAIQALEVQRATLATLRAFGTLAQTSMAAAEAALSPDDSAQRESAPATKREAYAGEPADARAGSDTGAEAGAAGDAGNETPPSAADAFDPAGWWNLLQSQFDQLARFAMTQPGMAAGGDAHASGAAAAPKPSAAKKPATRRAASPRASGSAADRAPGASSASSAAGAAKPAAAKKPAKRSP, encoded by the coding sequence ATGACCGACACCAACGGCTCCAATCCGTTTTCCGGCTACGGCGGCTTTCAGCCCGCCGGCTTCCTCGACAAGATGTGGGACATGATGCGTCTTGCGCCGTTCGGCGCAATGAGCGCGTTTCCCGGTGCGTCGCAAGGGTTGCCGCCTTCGCTGTCGGCGATGTCGGACCTGATGGCGCCGCTCGCGAGCGTCGAGGAGCTCGACAAGCGGATCACCGATCTGCGCGCGGTCGAGCAATGGCTGAAGCTCAATCTCGGCATGCTGCAATCCGCGATCCAGGCGCTCGAGGTGCAGCGCGCGACGCTCGCGACGCTGCGTGCATTCGGCACGCTCGCGCAGACGTCGATGGCCGCTGCCGAAGCCGCGCTGTCGCCCGACGACTCGGCGCAGCGCGAATCCGCGCCGGCGACGAAGCGCGAAGCGTACGCCGGCGAGCCGGCCGACGCGCGCGCCGGCTCGGATACGGGCGCCGAAGCGGGCGCGGCGGGCGACGCCGGCAACGAAACGCCGCCGTCCGCCGCCGACGCATTCGATCCGGCGGGCTGGTGGAACCTGCTGCAATCGCAATTCGATCAGCTCGCGCGTTTTGCGATGACGCAGCCGGGCATGGCGGCGGGCGGCGACGCGCACGCGTCGGGCGCGGCCGCCGCGCCGAAGCCGTCCGCCGCGAAGAAGCCGGCGACACGCCGCGCCGCTTCCCCGCGCGCGAGCGGCTCGGCGGCCGACCGCGCGCCGGGCGCATCGAGCGCATCGAGCGCGGCCGGCGCAGCGAAGCCCGCCGCCGCGAAGAAGCCGGCGAAGCGCAGCCCGTGA
- a CDS encoding patatin-like phospholipase family protein produces MRLALVLMGGGARAAYQVGVLKGLAEIAHDVDPKRRTSPFTVICGSSAGAINATSLASHADDFEYGVRRLLEFWEQLRAERVYRTDWLGIAAAGARWLAAMSIGWAARRSPRGLLDNAPLAYLLRRELDFRRIELMLEARKLHALSVTALSYSSGRHLTFYQASEPIQAWRRAERTARMVDLSAEHLIASSAIPFVFPAVPLVLDGQIEYFGDGSIRQIAPLSPAIHFGSDRIVVVGAADPRPEVPAASGNGRGYPSLAQIGQQVLASVFLDSIGADIERIDHVNRMIEHLPAYVEPASGWRHVDVLAIAPSERIELIASKHLKRLPLTVRGLLGAVGGNKPAGASFASYLLFEAEFARELVELGYRDAHGQRERLAQWIASAERRVAEAERAPGASVGAGASVARRTTM; encoded by the coding sequence ATGCGGCTCGCGCTCGTGCTGATGGGAGGCGGCGCGCGCGCCGCGTATCAGGTCGGCGTGCTGAAGGGGCTCGCCGAGATCGCGCATGACGTCGATCCGAAGCGGCGCACGTCGCCGTTCACGGTGATCTGCGGCTCGTCGGCGGGCGCGATCAATGCGACGTCGCTCGCGAGCCACGCCGACGACTTCGAGTACGGTGTGCGGCGTCTGCTCGAATTCTGGGAGCAACTGCGCGCCGAGCGCGTCTACCGGACCGACTGGCTCGGCATCGCCGCCGCGGGCGCGCGCTGGCTTGCCGCGATGAGCATCGGCTGGGCCGCGCGCCGCTCGCCGCGCGGGCTGCTCGACAACGCGCCGCTCGCCTACCTGCTGCGGCGCGAGCTCGATTTCCGCCGGATCGAACTGATGCTCGAGGCGCGCAAGCTGCATGCGCTGTCGGTGACGGCGCTCAGCTATTCGAGCGGCCGGCACCTGACGTTCTATCAGGCGAGCGAGCCGATCCAGGCATGGCGGCGCGCGGAGCGCACCGCGCGGATGGTCGACCTGTCGGCCGAGCATCTGATCGCGTCGTCGGCGATCCCGTTCGTGTTTCCCGCGGTGCCGCTCGTGCTCGACGGCCAGATCGAATATTTCGGCGACGGCTCGATCCGGCAGATCGCGCCGCTGTCGCCCGCGATCCATTTCGGCAGCGACCGGATCGTCGTCGTCGGCGCGGCGGACCCGCGGCCCGAGGTGCCCGCCGCGAGCGGCAACGGGCGCGGCTACCCGTCGCTCGCGCAGATCGGCCAGCAGGTGCTCGCGAGCGTGTTCCTCGATTCGATCGGCGCGGACATCGAGCGGATCGACCACGTGAACCGGATGATCGAGCACCTGCCCGCGTACGTCGAGCCGGCGAGCGGCTGGCGGCACGTCGACGTGCTCGCGATCGCGCCGTCCGAGCGGATCGAGCTCATCGCGTCGAAGCATCTGAAGCGGCTGCCGCTCACGGTGCGCGGGCTGCTTGGCGCGGTCGGCGGCAACAAGCCGGCGGGCGCGTCGTTCGCGAGCTATCTGCTGTTCGAGGCCGAGTTTGCGCGCGAACTCGTCGAGCTCGGCTACCGCGACGCTCACGGGCAGCGCGAGCGGCTCGCGCAGTGGATCGCGTCCGCCGAGCGCCGCGTCGCGGAGGCCGAGCGCGCTCCCGGCGCGAGCGTCGGCGCGGGCGCGAGCGTCGCGCGGCGGACGACGATGTGA